In Pseudomonas abieticivorans, the genomic window TGCGCCGCGGCAGGATCGGCCATTTCGCACTTCTTCACCTTGGCAGCCTGGGCCAGGCCTTTCAAATCCAGGGTGCCTGCGACGGGCACCACGGCGACCAGCAACTCGCCCTTCTCACTGCTGGCCAGCAGGGTCTTGAATACCCGCGCAGGTTCCAGCCCCAGCTTTTCGGCAGCTTCCAGGCCATAGGAGGCAGCCTTGGGATCATGCTCGTAACTGTGTATCCGATGGTCGGCGCGAACCTTTTTCAGCAGATCCAATGCGGGGGTCATGGCATTTCCGAGTTTAAGGGGCCAACGCTGGCAATAGGTAATGGCTGACTACTTTAGGGCATTTGCCGGCAAAAGGCGGCAACTTCAGCTGCTGGCGAGCAATTTCGTCCATCGCCACAGACATTTCCCCGGAATTTAAAGACTGATCCCTACCCAATTTCAGCAACGGTCCTACGCACTCTGGTCAGTTTGTGGACTACAGTTCATTTTCGACCTTTGACAGCAGCGTTTCTTGTCTATATTTTTTCGTTTCTGAATATCGCACGATCGTTTCAAAGGTTGTATCGCAGCACACCGGTTTCGGGGGGGCCTGGCTCCGGTGAAAAAATCGAGCGCTGCCACAGCGCCGAACAACAACAAAAAATGGGGTATATCGATGTCCACTGCTCTGCAACAACCATCGTTGTCTGGCCAATGCATGGCCGAATTCCTGGGTACGGCCCTGCTGATCTTCTTCGGCACCGGATGCGTCGCGGCGCTCAAGGTCGCGGGTGCGAGTTTTGGCCTGTGGGAAATCAGCATCATCTGGGGGGTGGGCGTGAGCATGGCCATCTACCTGACCGCCGGCGTGTCCGGTGCGCACCTCAACCCGGCCGTCAGCATTGCGCTGTGCCTGTTCGGCGGCTTTGAAAAACGCAAACTGCCGTTCTACATCATCGCCCAGGTCGCAGGTGCCTTCTGCTCCGCCGCGCTGGTGTACACCCTGTATAAAAACCTGTTCTTCGATTACGAACAGGCGCACCACCTGATCCGTGGCAGCCAGGCGAGCCTGGAACTGGCGTCGGTGTTCACCACGTATCCTAACCCTGCCATCACCGTGGGCCAGGCCTTCCTGGTGGAAGTGATCATCACGGCCATCCTGATGGGTGTGATCATGGCCTTGGGCGACGACAACAACGGGCTGCCCCGTGGCGCCATGGCGCCCTTGCTAATCGGCCTGTTGATTGCCGTGATCGGCAGCTCCATGGGCCCTCTGACGGGCTTTGCGATGAACCCGGCGCGGGATTTCGGGCCTAAGCTGATGACCTTCTTCGCCGGTTGGGGTGAAATGGCCTTCACGGGTGGCCGCGACATCCCCTACTTCCTGGTGCCGATCTTCGCCCCTATTCTGGGCGCCTGCCTGGGTGCGGCCACCTACCGCGGCCTGATTGCCCGGCACCTGCCTGCCGCCGCGCAGCCCGAAGCCAATCGCGACACTCCCCAGGGCAAGGTACAGGCGTCCTAGACCAGCGCCCGCACCCTTGATCAACCCCTGACTTTCAACTCTTAGTGCAAGGCCATCAACATGACAGACACTCAGAACAAGAACTACATCATCGCGCTTGACCAAGGCACCACCAGCTCACGCGCCATCATCTTCGACAAAGACGCGAACGTGGTGGGCACCTCCCAGCGCGAATTTGCCCAGCACTACCCGCAAGCTGGCTGGGTTGAACACGACCCCATGGAAATTTTTGCCACCCAGAGCGCGACCATGGTCGAAGCCCTTGCCCAGGCAGGCCTGAGCCACGATCAGGTGGCAGCCATCGGCATCACCAACCAGCGCGAAACCACCGTGGTGTGGGACAAGGAAAGTGGCCGGCCCATCTACAACGCCATCGTCTGGCAGTGCCGGCGCAGCACCGAAATCTGTGCCCAACTCAAGCGCGATGGCCACGAACAATACATCCGCGAAACCACCGGCCTTGTCACCGACCCGTACTTCTCTGGCACCAAGCTCAAGTGGATTCTGGACAACGTCGAAGGCAGCCGTGAGCGTGCACGCCGTGGCGAATTACTGTTCGGCACCGTGGACAGCTGGCTGATCTGGAAATTTACCGGCGGCAAGACCCACGTCACCGACTACACCAACGCCTCGCGCACCCTGTTGTTCAACATCCACACCCTGCAATGGGATGAGCGGATGCTGGACATCCTCGACATCCCGCGCGAGATGCTACCCGAGGTCAAATCCTCCTCCGAGGTGTACGGGCGCACCAAGAGCGGCATCGCCATCGCCGGTATCGCCGGCGACCAGCAGGCCGCCCTGTTCGGGCAGATGTGCGTGGAGCCAGGCCAGGCCAAGAACACCTACGGCACCGGTTGCTTCCTGTTGATGAACACCGGCGACAAAGCCGTGCAGTCCAAACATGGCATGCTCACCACCATCGCCTGCGGCCCACGCGGCGAAGTCGCCTACGCCCTGGAAGGCGCGGTATTCAACGGCGGCTCGACCGTGCAGTGGCTGCGCGATGAGTTGAAGATCGTCAACGATGCCCTGGACACCGAATACTTCGCCAACAAGGTCAAGGACAGCAACGGCGTGTACCTGGTACCGGCCTTCACGGGCCTGGGCGCTCCCTACTGGGACCCCTACGCACGCGGCGCGCTGTTTGGCCTGACCCGCGGGGTCAAGGTCGACCACATCATCCGCGCGGCGCTGGAGTCCATCGCCTACCAGACTCGCGATGTGCTCGACGCCATGCAACAGGACTCTGGCGAACGCTTGAGCGCCCTGCGCGTGGACGGTGGCGCGGTGGCCAACAACTTCCTGATGCAATTCCAGGCCGACATCCTTGGCACGCAGGTGGAGCGCCCGCAAATGCGTGAAACCACAGCGCTGGGTGCAGCTTACCTGGCGGGCCTGGCCTGCGGTTTCTGGAGCAGCCTGGACGAACTGCGCGGCAAGGCGGTGATTGAACGCCAATTTGCCCCGCAACTGGATGAGGCCGCGAAAGAGAAGCTCTACGCCGGCTGGCAGAAAGCCGTGGACCGCACCCGCGATTGGGAACCGCACGAAGAAGCCTGATAGGGTTTGCAACACTGGCACCGGGCAGTTTCCTGCGGCATCATGGGGAAATTTGCCCGGCAGCCCAAAGGAAACCCAATGAATCTGCCCCCCCGCCAACAACAAATTCTCGAACTGGTCCGTGAACGTGGCTATGTCAGTATCGAGGAAATGGCTCAGCTGTTCGTGGTCACCCCGCAGACCATCCGCCGAGACATCAATCAACTGGCAGAAATGAACTTGCTGCGCCGCTACCATGGTGGCGCGGCGTACGACTCAAGCATCGAAAACACCGCCTACACGATGCGCGCCGACCAGATGCGCGACGAAAAACAGCGCATCGCCGAAGCCATCGCCGCACAGATCCCCGACCACGCCTCGCTGTTCATCAACATCGGCACCACCACCGAATCCATCGCCCGCGCCCTGCTCAACCACAACCAGCTCAAAGTCATCACCAACAACCTGCACGTGGCTTCTATCCTCAGTGCCAAGGATGACTTCGAAGTGCTGCTGGCCGGCGGCAACGTACGCCGGGACGGCGGCGTGGTGGGCCAGGCCAGCGTCGACTTCATCAACCAGTTCAAGGTGGACTACGCCTTGGTGGGCATCAGTGGCATCGACGAAGACGGCAGCCTGCTGGACTTCGACTACCAGGAAGTGCGCGTCAGCCAGGCAATCATCGCCAACGCTCGGCAAGTGATCCTGGCGGCGGACTCGAGCAAGTTCGGCCGTAACGCAATGGTGCGCCTGGGGCCGATCAGCCTGATCGATTGCCTGGTGACGGACCAGGCGCCAGTGCCGGCGCTGGCGCAACTGCTCACCCAGCATAAAATCCGCCTGGAAGTCGTGTAGGTCATTTTCTCTGTAGGAGCATCCGCAAAGGATGCGCCACGGCACTTCAGGTGAACCGCGGCGATCTTTTCGCGGATTAATCCGCATCTACAGTACACGCGGGCAGAAATGTTCGATTATTTTCTTTTACTTTCAATCCCATCAATATTTTCAATCGATATCGACTGGAAGCGGCCCCTTCATTGCGCTACTATTTTCGGAAATGAACATTAATGTTCGAATTCACTTTCGAAAACAAAAGCAGGAGGCCGCATGCCCCACTCCACCTTGCCGACCCCACCCTTGTCCGAGGTTTATGACGTTGCCGTGATCGGCGGCGGCATCAATGGTGTCGGGATCGCGGCGGATGCAGCGGGCCGTGGGCTCTCGGTGTTCCTGTGCGAAAAGGATGACCTGGCCAGCCACACCTCCTCGGCCAGCAGCAAACTGATCCACGGTGGCCTGCGCTACCTCGAACATTACGAATTTCGCCTGGTGCGCGAAGCCTTGGCCGAACGCGAAGTACTGCTGGCCAAGGCCCCGCACATCGTCAAACCCATGCGCTTCGTGCTGCCCCACCGCCCGCACCTGCGCCCGGCGTGGATGATCCGTGCCGGGCTGTTCCTCTACGACCACCTGGGCAAGCGCGAAAAACTTGCGGCCTCGCGCAGCCTGACGTTTGGCGCCGACAGCCCCTTGAAGGCAGAAATCACCCGCGGTTTCGAGTATTCCGATTGCTGGGTGGATGACGCACGCCTGGTGGTGCTCAATGCCATGGCCGCCCGTGAACGCGGCGCGCACGTGCACACCCGCACCCGCTGCCTGAACGCCCGCCGCATCAAAGGCCTGTGGCATGTACACCTGGAACGGGCCGATGGCAGCCTGTTTTCCATCCACGCCAAGGCCTTGGTCAACGCGGCCGGGCCGTGGGTGGCCAAGTTCATCCGCGACGACTTGAAACTTGATTCGCCCTACGGCATTCGCCTGATCCAGGGCAGCCACCTGATTGTGCCCAAGCTGTACGAGGGCGAGCACGCGCATATCTTGCAAAACGAAGACCAACGCATCGTTTTCACCATTCCTTACCTCAACCGTTTTACCTTGATCGGCACCACCGACCGCGAGTACACGGGCGACCCGGCCAAGGTCGCGATCACCGAGGGCGAAACCGACTACCTGCTCAAGGTCGTCAACGCACACTTCAAGCAGCAAGTGAGCAAGGGCGACATCCTGCACAGTTACTCGGGGGTGCGCCCACTGTGCAACGACGAGTCCGACAACCCTTCGGCCGTGACCCGCGACTACACCCTGTCGCTGTCGGGCGCCGCAGGCGAAGCCCCGCTGCTGTCGGTGTTCGGCGGCAAGTTGACCACGTACCGCAAGCTGGCCGAATCGGCCTTGGCGCAACTGGCCCCCTACTTCAAGCACATGTCGGGTAGCTGGACCGCCAGCGCCACCCTGCCGGGCGGGGAACACATGAGCACCCCGCAAGCCCTGGTGCAAACCCTGCTGGCGCGCTACAGCTGGCTTTCGCCCGAGCTGGCCCAGCGCTGGTCGGTGAGCTACGGCAGCCGCACCTTTCGCATGCTCGAAGGCGTCAATAGCCTGGCCGACCTGGGTGAGCTGATCGGCGGTGGCTTGTATACCCGCGAGGTGGACTACCTGTGCAGCGAAGAATGGGCGCATAGCGCCGAGGACATTCTGTGGCGCCGCAGCAAACTGGGGTTATTTACCACGGCGCCGCAGCAGGATTACTTGCAGCACTACCTCGACAAAGTTGAAGTAGAACGCTCGAAAATTCAGGCGGCTTGACTCGCTGCCCCGCCCTGCAAAGGGTGGGGCGCCTTGCTGGTGCGCGCTTTCACATTCGGATTTCCGAACAAAAATCCCACCCCTTATTCGGCCAACCGTCTACCCCCTGCAACATTTCCCCGTCAAAAAACCTTAATCCCCTTCAAAATCAACCCCCTATAGCAATACGCCATGTCTGGCACGACTCATGCTCTACACTCCTTATCGAATCAGCACCCACACGCTGAACGAAAGGGCCGATCCACGGCTCTCATAAAAAAAACAAGGTCGAGGAGAAATTGATGCGTATTGTTCATCACTTGCTGGGCGCAGCCATTGCTGCCGCACTGATCAGCAGCCCTGTCATGGCCGCCGAATTAACCGGCACCCTGAAAAAAATCAAGGACTCGGGCACCATCACCCTGGGCCACCGCGACGCATCCATCCCGTTCTCCTACATCGCGGACGCCTCCGGCAAGCCGGTCGGCTACTCCCATGACATCCAGTTGAAAATCGTCGAAGCCATTAAGAAAGACCTCGACATGCCCAACCTGAACGTCAAGTACAACCTGGTCACCTCGCAAACCCGTATTCCGCTGGTGCAGAACGGCACCGTGGACATCGAGTGCGGCTCCACCACCAACAACGCCGAACGCCAGCAGCAGGTCGATTTCTCGGTGGGTATCTTCGAGATTGGCACCCGTCTGCTGTCCAAGAAAGACTCGCCTTACAAGGACTTCGCTGACCTCAAGGGCAAGAACGTGGTGACCACTGCCGGCACCACCTCCGAGCGCATCCTCAAGTCCATGAACGCCGACAAGCAGATGGGCATGAACGTGATCTCGGCCAAGGACCACGGCGAATCGTTCCAGATGCTGGAATCAGGCCGCGCCGTTGCCTTCATGATGGACGACGCCCTGCTGGCCGGCGAAATGGCCAAGGCCAAGAAGCCTGACGACTGGGCCGTGACCGGCACCGCGCAGTCCCACGAAATCTACGGCTGCATGATCCGCAAGGGCGACGCACCGTTCAAGAAGGCCGTGGATGACGCCATCGTCGCCGTGTACAAGTCGGGCGAGATCAACAACATCTACGCCAAGTGGTTCACCCAGCCGATCCCACCCAAAGGCCTGAACCTGATGTTCCCGGAAAGCGACGAGCTCAAGGCCCTGATCGCCAACCCCAGCGACCAGCCTGCCAAAGACTGACCTGCCCAGTAGCGGCTAACCTTCAAGCACCCGGCCTTGCAACACCCGGGTGGTTGAAGGTGCCTGTGAATCACCAATCCAAGGGGAGACCCTGATGAATTACAACTGGGACTGGAGCGTCTTTTTCAAGTCCACCGGCATTGGCAGCGAGATCTACCTGGACTGGTACCTCACGGGCCTGGGCTGGACGATCGGCATTTCTGTCATCGCCTGGATCATCGCCCTGCTGCTGGGCTCGGTGCTGGGCGTGATGCGTACCGTGCCGAACCGCTGGGTGGCGCTGATCGCGACCACTTACGTGGAAATCTTCCGTAACGTACCGCTGCTGGTGCAACTGTTCATCTGGTACTTCGTGGTGCCGGACCTGATGCCCGAAAGCTTCCAGACATGGTTCAAGCAAGACCTGAACCCCACCACCTCGGCGTTCCTGAGCGTGGTCGTGTGCCTGGGCCTGTTCACCGCTGCCCGCGTGTGCGAGCAGGTGCGCACCGGCATCCAGGCGTTGCCCAAGGGCCAGGAATCGGCCGCACGGGCGATGGGCTTCAAACTGCCGCAGATCTACTCCAACGTACTGCTGCCGCAAGCTTATCGGATCATCATCCCGCCACTCACCTCCGAATTCCTCAACGTGTTCAAGAACTCGTCCGTGGCGTCCCTGATCGGCCTGATGGAGCTGCTCGCGCAGACCAAGCAGACCGCCGAGTTCTCCGCCAATCTGTTCGAAGCCTTCACCTTGGCCACGCTGATCTACTTCACCCTGAACATGAGCCTGATGCTGCTGATGCGCCTGATCGAGAAGAAAGTCGCGGTGCCCGGGCTGATCTCCGTGGGGGGTAAATAATGGACTTCAGTGGAATCATCCCGGCCATCCCGGGGCTCTGGAACGGCATGCTGATGACCTTGCAACTGATGGTCATGGGCATCATCGGCGGCATCGTGCTGGGCACTGTGCTGGCGTTGATGCGCCTGTCGTCGAGCAAGCTGCTGTCACGCGTCGCCGGCGCCTACGTCAATTACTTCCGCTCCATCCCGCTGCTGCTGGTGATCACCTGGTTCTACCTGGCGGTACCCTTCGTGCTGCGCTGGATCACCGGCGAAGACACGCCGGTGGGGGCGTTCACCTCCTGCGTCGTGGCGTTCATGATGTTCGAGGCGGCGTACTTCTGCGAAATCGTGCGCGCCGGCGTGCAGTCGATTTCCAAGGGCCAGATGGGTGCGTCCCAAGCCCTGGGCATGACCTACGGCCAGACCATGCGCCTGATCATCCTGCCCCAGGCCTTTCGCAAGATGACCCCGTTGCTGCTGCAGCAAAGCATCATCCTGTTCCAGGACACTTCGCTGGTGTACACCGTGGGCCTTGTGGACTTCCTGAACGCGGCACGGGCCAATGGCGACATCATCGGCCAGTCCAACGAGTTCCTGCTGTTCGCCGGCCTCGTCTACTTCGTCATCAGCTTCTGCGCCTCGTTGCTGGTCAAGCGTCTGCATAAAAGGTTAGCCGTATGATTTCTATCAAGAATGTCGACAAGTGGTATGGGGACTTCCAGGTGCTGACCGATTGCAGCACCGAGGTCAAAAAAGGTGAAGTGGTGGTGGTGTGCGGGCCCTCGGGTTCGGGCAAGTCCACGCTGATCAAGTGCGTCAACGCGCTGGAGCCGTTCCAGAAGGGTGACATCACCGTGGACGGCACCTCCATCGCCGACCCCAAGACCAACCTGCCCAAACTGCGCTCGCGGGTGGGCATGGTGTTCCAGCATTTCGAGTTGTTCCCGCACCTGACCATCACCGAAAACCTGACCATCGCGCAGATCAAGGTACTGGGCCGTAGCAAGGAAGAGGCCACCACCAAGGGCCTGGCGCTGCTGGAGCGGGTCGGCCTGTCGGAACACGCGCACAAGCACCCGGGGCAATTGTCGGGCGGCCAGCAACAGCGCGTGGCGATTGCCCGCGCCCTGGCCATGGACCCGATCGTGATGCTGTTCGACGAACCCACCTCGGCCCTGGACCCAGAGATGGTCAACGAGGTGCTCGACGTGATGGTGCAACTGGCCCACGAGGGCATGACCATGATGTGCGTAACTCACGAAATGGGCTTTGCCCGTAAGGTCGCCAACCGGGTGATTTTCATGGACAAGGGCCAGATCGTCGAGGACTGCCAGAAGGAAGAGTTCTTCGGTGACGTCAGCGCGCGCTCGGAACGTGCCCAGCACTTCCTGGCCAAGATCCTGCAACATTAAGGCTCGGCTGCCCGGCGTCCGGTTTTCCGGACGCCGGCGGCTGGTCGGCCCTGGCCTACTGTGATGAAATGCTCACCCGCCCCTGACCGCGCTGCCAAGCTGCCCTTCGCCGTGAAACCCCGCCTGATCCGCCAAGTGCTATTGCTGCCCCTGATCCTGTTGCTGACCTTCGGCCTGGGCTATGCCGGCTATCGCGTCAGCGAATACAACGGCATCCGCGCCTTGGGTGAAACCGGTGAGCGGCAACTGGAGCTCAACGGCCGCGCCGTGGAAAGCGAGATCAACAAATACACCTACCTGCCCAGCCTGCTGGAGCTGGAAGACAGCGTGTCGGCGTTGCTCAACGACACCGAAGCCCAAGGCCATCGCGAGGCCGTGAACCAGTACCTGGAGGGCCTGAACCGGCGCAGCAAGAGCCGGGCGATCTACGTGCTGGACACCAGCGGGCGAGTGCAGGCCACCAGCAACTGGCGCGACAGCGACAGCTACCTGGGCGAAGACTTGAGCTTTCGCGCCTACTTCCAGGACGCCGTGCGCGGCCAGGACGGGCGCTTCTATGGCATTGGCACCACCACCGGAGAACCTGGCTACTACCTGGCCCACGGCCTGGAAGAGCACGGCAAAATCATTGGCGTGGCGGTGATCAAGGTACGCATGGAGTCCCTTGAAGAGCGCTGGCAGAAAGCCCGGCTGGAAGCCTTCGTCAGCGACGAGAACGGCATCATCATCTTGTCCAGCGACCCGGCACGCCGGCTCAAATCGGTACGGCCGCTCACCCCCCAGATCAAGGAGCGCCTGGCCCGCAGCCTGCAATATTACTGGTTCCCGCTCAACGAACTGGTGCCGCTGGACCGGGAAACCTTGGCCGAAGGCGTTGAGAAGCTGACCTTCCCCGCCCCCGCCGACCAGAAACAGGGCCCCCACGCAATCAGCTACCTGGCCCAGACCCGCTCGCTCAATGACACACCCTGGCACTTCACCTTGCTCACCTCGTTGCAGGACTTGCGCCGCGAAGCCATGATCCAGGGCATTTTGGTGGCCGTGGCATTCGCCTTGCTGGCGTTCCTGCTGATTGCCTGGAACGAGCGACGCAAAGTGATCGCCGTGCGCCTGGCCGCCCGCGAAGCGCTGGAAGAAGCCAACAACCAGTTGGAGCGGCGTATTGCCGAACGCACCGAAAACCTGCGCGCCAGCAACGACCGGCTCAAGAGCCAGATCCGCGAGCGCCGCCAGGCCGAAGAAACCCTGCGCCGCGCCCAGGATGAACTGGTGCAGGCCGGCAAGTTGGCGGCCATCGGGCAGATGTCTACCAGCATCGCCCACGAGTTGAACCAACCGCTGGCCGCTTTGCGCACCCTGTCGGGCAACACCGTGCGCTTCCTTGAGCGTGGCGCGCTGGACACCGCCAGCACCAACCTGCGCACCATGAACGACTTGATCGACCGCATGGGCCGCATCACCGCCAGCCTGCGCTCGTTCGCAAAGCGCGGCGATGACCAAGGCCAGGCCATGGCAGGCAAGGCCGTGGAAGCCGCCCTCCAAGTGCTGGCCACACGCCTGGACACCACCTGCCTGCAGGTGCACCGCGACTTCACCGATGCAGCCGTGGCCATCGACCAAACCCGCCTGGAGCAGATCCTGGTGAACCTGATCGGCAACGCCCTGGACGCCATGGCGCAACAACCGCTGCCGGTGCTCTGGCTGGAAAGCGAGATCCGCGAAGCGCGCTACTGCCTGCGGGTGCGCGATAATGGCCATGGCATCGATGCCGAGGCGCGCAAGCACCTGTTCGAACCGTTCTTTACCACCAAGCCTGGCGAACACGGCCTGGGCCTTGGGCTGACCCTGTCGGCCAGCCTGGCCGCCGCTGCCGGTGGCAGCCTGAACGTCGAACACCCTACCGCCGGTGGCACAGCCTTCGTGATCAGCCTGCCGCTGCTCAACCCGCCCCTCAATACAGCCGAGCCGTCATGAACCTGCCGCTTACCGTTCTGATCGTTGAAGACGACCCCCACGTGCTGATGGGCTGCCAACAGGCCCTGGCCCTGGAAGACATCGCCAGCGAAGGCGTGGGCAGCGCCGAAGAAGCCCTGGCGCGCATCGGCGATGATTTCGCCGGCATCGTGGTCAGCGACATCCGCCTGCCCGGCATCGACGGGCTGGAACTGCTGACACGCCTCAAGGCCCGCGACGCCAGCCTGCCGGTGGTGTTGATCACCGGCCACGGCGACATCAACATGGCCGTGGGTGCGATGCGCAACGGCGCCTACGACTTCATGGAAAAGCCCTTTTCCCCCGAGCGCCTGGTCGACGTCGTACGCCGCGCCCTGGAGCAACGCGGCCTGGCCCGCGAGGTGTCGTCGCTGCGCCGGCAACTGGCCGAGCGCAACTCCCTGGAGGGGCGCATCATCGGCCGTTCGCCGGCCATGCAGCATTTGCGCGAACTGATCGCCAATGTCGGCGATACCTCGGCCAACGTGCTGATCGAGGGTGAGACCGGCACCGGCAAGGAACTGGTCGCGCGCTGCCTGCACGACTTCAGCCGGCGCCAGCCACAGCCCTTCGTCGCGCTTAATTGCGGCGGCCTGCCAGAGAACCTGTTCGAGAGCGAGATCTTCGGCCACGAAGCCAATGCCTTCACCGGTGCCGGCAAGCGCCGCATCGGCAAGATCGAACACGCCAATGGCGGCACGCTGTTCCTCGACGAAGTGGAGAGCATGCCCATCGCGCTGCAGATCAAACTGCTGAGGGTGTTGCAAGAGCGCACCCTGGAACGCCTGGGCTCCAACCAGAGCATCGCAGTGGACTGCCGGGTGATTGCCGCCACCAAGGCGGACCTGGAGGACCTGAGCCGCAAAAAGGAATTTCGCAGCGACCTGTACTATCGGCTCAACGTGGTGACCCTGGAACTGCCGCCACTGCGCGAGCGGCGCGAAGACATCCTGCAACTGTTCGAACACTTCCTGCAGTTGTCGTCGTTGCGCTTTGACCGCGAGCCGCCGCTGCTGGACAACCAGACCCTGTCACGCCTGATGAGCCACGACTGGCCGGGCAACGTGCGT contains:
- the ybaK gene encoding Cys-tRNA(Pro) deacylase, giving the protein MTPALDLLKKVRADHRIHSYEHDPKAASYGLEAAEKLGLEPARVFKTLLASSEKGELLVAVVPVAGTLDLKGLAQAAKVKKCEMADPAAAQRSTGYLLGGISPLGQKKRLRTFIDQSAQSQASIFVSAGRRGLEVELSATVLAEHTGAQFADIGRA
- a CDS encoding MIP/aquaporin family protein — its product is MSTALQQPSLSGQCMAEFLGTALLIFFGTGCVAALKVAGASFGLWEISIIWGVGVSMAIYLTAGVSGAHLNPAVSIALCLFGGFEKRKLPFYIIAQVAGAFCSAALVYTLYKNLFFDYEQAHHLIRGSQASLELASVFTTYPNPAITVGQAFLVEVIITAILMGVIMALGDDNNGLPRGAMAPLLIGLLIAVIGSSMGPLTGFAMNPARDFGPKLMTFFAGWGEMAFTGGRDIPYFLVPIFAPILGACLGAATYRGLIARHLPAAAQPEANRDTPQGKVQAS
- the glpK gene encoding glycerol kinase GlpK; the protein is MTDTQNKNYIIALDQGTTSSRAIIFDKDANVVGTSQREFAQHYPQAGWVEHDPMEIFATQSATMVEALAQAGLSHDQVAAIGITNQRETTVVWDKESGRPIYNAIVWQCRRSTEICAQLKRDGHEQYIRETTGLVTDPYFSGTKLKWILDNVEGSRERARRGELLFGTVDSWLIWKFTGGKTHVTDYTNASRTLLFNIHTLQWDERMLDILDIPREMLPEVKSSSEVYGRTKSGIAIAGIAGDQQAALFGQMCVEPGQAKNTYGTGCFLLMNTGDKAVQSKHGMLTTIACGPRGEVAYALEGAVFNGGSTVQWLRDELKIVNDALDTEYFANKVKDSNGVYLVPAFTGLGAPYWDPYARGALFGLTRGVKVDHIIRAALESIAYQTRDVLDAMQQDSGERLSALRVDGGAVANNFLMQFQADILGTQVERPQMRETTALGAAYLAGLACGFWSSLDELRGKAVIERQFAPQLDEAAKEKLYAGWQKAVDRTRDWEPHEEA
- a CDS encoding DeoR/GlpR family transcriptional regulator, giving the protein MNLPPRQQQILELVRERGYVSIEEMAQLFVVTPQTIRRDINQLAEMNLLRRYHGGAAYDSSIENTAYTMRADQMRDEKQRIAEAIAAQIPDHASLFINIGTTTESIARALLNHNQLKVITNNLHVASILSAKDDFEVLLAGGNVRRDGGVVGQASVDFINQFKVDYALVGISGIDEDGSLLDFDYQEVRVSQAIIANARQVILAADSSKFGRNAMVRLGPISLIDCLVTDQAPVPALAQLLTQHKIRLEVV
- the glpD gene encoding glycerol-3-phosphate dehydrogenase is translated as MPHSTLPTPPLSEVYDVAVIGGGINGVGIAADAAGRGLSVFLCEKDDLASHTSSASSKLIHGGLRYLEHYEFRLVREALAEREVLLAKAPHIVKPMRFVLPHRPHLRPAWMIRAGLFLYDHLGKREKLAASRSLTFGADSPLKAEITRGFEYSDCWVDDARLVVLNAMAARERGAHVHTRTRCLNARRIKGLWHVHLERADGSLFSIHAKALVNAAGPWVAKFIRDDLKLDSPYGIRLIQGSHLIVPKLYEGEHAHILQNEDQRIVFTIPYLNRFTLIGTTDREYTGDPAKVAITEGETDYLLKVVNAHFKQQVSKGDILHSYSGVRPLCNDESDNPSAVTRDYTLSLSGAAGEAPLLSVFGGKLTTYRKLAESALAQLAPYFKHMSGSWTASATLPGGEHMSTPQALVQTLLARYSWLSPELAQRWSVSYGSRTFRMLEGVNSLADLGELIGGGLYTREVDYLCSEEWAHSAEDILWRRSKLGLFTTAPQQDYLQHYLDKVEVERSKIQAA
- a CDS encoding glutamate/aspartate ABC transporter substrate-binding protein produces the protein MRIVHHLLGAAIAAALISSPVMAAELTGTLKKIKDSGTITLGHRDASIPFSYIADASGKPVGYSHDIQLKIVEAIKKDLDMPNLNVKYNLVTSQTRIPLVQNGTVDIECGSTTNNAERQQQVDFSVGIFEIGTRLLSKKDSPYKDFADLKGKNVVTTAGTTSERILKSMNADKQMGMNVISAKDHGESFQMLESGRAVAFMMDDALLAGEMAKAKKPDDWAVTGTAQSHEIYGCMIRKGDAPFKKAVDDAIVAVYKSGEINNIYAKWFTQPIPPKGLNLMFPESDELKALIANPSDQPAKD
- a CDS encoding amino acid ABC transporter permease translates to MNYNWDWSVFFKSTGIGSEIYLDWYLTGLGWTIGISVIAWIIALLLGSVLGVMRTVPNRWVALIATTYVEIFRNVPLLVQLFIWYFVVPDLMPESFQTWFKQDLNPTTSAFLSVVVCLGLFTAARVCEQVRTGIQALPKGQESAARAMGFKLPQIYSNVLLPQAYRIIIPPLTSEFLNVFKNSSVASLIGLMELLAQTKQTAEFSANLFEAFTLATLIYFTLNMSLMLLMRLIEKKVAVPGLISVGGK
- a CDS encoding amino acid ABC transporter permease, which translates into the protein MMDFSGIIPAIPGLWNGMLMTLQLMVMGIIGGIVLGTVLALMRLSSSKLLSRVAGAYVNYFRSIPLLLVITWFYLAVPFVLRWITGEDTPVGAFTSCVVAFMMFEAAYFCEIVRAGVQSISKGQMGASQALGMTYGQTMRLIILPQAFRKMTPLLLQQSIILFQDTSLVYTVGLVDFLNAARANGDIIGQSNEFLLFAGLVYFVISFCASLLVKRLHKRLAV
- a CDS encoding amino acid ABC transporter ATP-binding protein encodes the protein MISIKNVDKWYGDFQVLTDCSTEVKKGEVVVVCGPSGSGKSTLIKCVNALEPFQKGDITVDGTSIADPKTNLPKLRSRVGMVFQHFELFPHLTITENLTIAQIKVLGRSKEEATTKGLALLERVGLSEHAHKHPGQLSGGQQQRVAIARALAMDPIVMLFDEPTSALDPEMVNEVLDVMVQLAHEGMTMMCVTHEMGFARKVANRVIFMDKGQIVEDCQKEEFFGDVSARSERAQHFLAKILQH